One segment of candidate division KSB1 bacterium DNA contains the following:
- a CDS encoding 2-oxo acid dehydrogenase subunit E2: MAEKIDIILPESSQEGTESVIASWLKNVGDRIELYEPILEISTDKVNVEISSPADGVLVEILKHENEQIEIGDILGRIQLVEEGSEQKEIAPIQPADKIQQITETVLSDSEFTNQETRLSPSVRRLVKQHNINVSQIKGSGKRGRISFQDVENYLETSVKDQPKEAVIDKLTDRKIAHTPMRLSIAHHMVDSMLKTAPHVTAIFDADMSAVIAHRENHKEDFQRRGIKLTYTAYFVKAVVDALHAVPEVNSCWHDDGLELFADCNIGIATALEGGLIVPVLHQAQNLDLYSIAEKLQDLTNRARNNKLEQHEVHNGTFTITNHGVSGSLIATPIINQPQSAILGIGKLEKRVVVSEVKGTDSIQIKPMIYVTLTIDHRALDGFQANTFLTKFVEVLENWG, from the coding sequence ATGGCAGAAAAAATAGACATTATTCTTCCCGAATCCAGCCAGGAGGGTACGGAATCAGTCATAGCCAGTTGGTTGAAGAATGTTGGCGATCGTATTGAACTCTACGAGCCGATTCTGGAAATCAGTACGGACAAAGTCAATGTTGAGATATCATCTCCAGCTGATGGTGTATTGGTTGAGATATTAAAACATGAAAATGAGCAAATTGAGATTGGAGATATTTTAGGTCGAATCCAATTGGTTGAAGAGGGTTCTGAACAGAAAGAGATCGCACCCATCCAGCCTGCAGATAAAATTCAACAAATTACAGAAACAGTACTATCTGATTCCGAATTTACCAACCAGGAAACAAGGCTTAGTCCTTCTGTACGTAGATTGGTAAAACAACATAATATAAATGTAAGTCAAATTAAAGGATCGGGGAAAAGAGGGAGAATCTCGTTTCAGGATGTTGAGAATTATTTAGAAACATCTGTCAAAGATCAACCAAAAGAAGCTGTAATTGACAAACTAACTGATAGAAAAATTGCACACACTCCTATGCGATTGAGCATTGCACATCATATGGTGGACAGCATGCTTAAAACCGCGCCACATGTTACGGCTATTTTTGATGCCGACATGTCGGCTGTAATTGCACATCGAGAAAATCATAAGGAAGATTTTCAACGAAGAGGGATTAAACTGACCTACACAGCCTATTTTGTGAAAGCAGTAGTTGACGCATTGCATGCTGTCCCTGAAGTGAATAGTTGTTGGCATGACGATGGCCTGGAATTATTTGCGGATTGCAACATCGGTATTGCCACTGCTCTGGAAGGCGGATTGATCGTTCCGGTTCTTCACCAGGCTCAAAACCTCGATCTTTATAGTATCGCTGAAAAGTTGCAGGATTTGACCAATCGAGCCAGGAACAACAAACTGGAGCAGCATGAAGTGCATAATGGAACATTCACCATCACCAACCATGGCGTTAGCGGCAGCTTGATTGCTACGCCTATTATTAACCAACCGCAATCTGCTATACTAGGAATTGGCAAGTTGGAAAAACGAGTGGTGGTTTCAGAAGTGAAGGGAACAGACAGCATCCAAATCAAACCCATGATTTATGTCACACTTACCATCGACCATCGGGCTCTTGATGGATTTCAGGCCAATACGTTTCTAACTAAATTTGTTGAGGTTTTGGAGAATTGGGGGTAG
- a CDS encoding pyruvate dehydrogenase, with product MEKMTNSNIDPNFDWTKIARYILISRELDEIEETTLTPKGIVLYQFSARGHDLSQVLLGSLLTNKVDAASAYYRSRPLLLTLGLGIEDAFAGPMAKSGGISDGRDIGVVFNFPNKDGAIVIPMAGDVGSQFTPAAGYAQAILYRYNVLKEKEYQDAISVVLAGEGAVATNGFWSSLTMATTLKLPLLFYIEDNEYAISVKADKQTPGSNIAQNLASFNNLHILDGDGCNPGEAASKLSDAVSYVRQHKGPALIRLTVPRLSGHSGQDTQAYKTDEFVKEEQEQDPLKKLVQYLVPTYFTETEFSKFRCDIQDEVNHALTAALNRPEPDKKKVAKYVFAENNDDETPDLQMKGGLAAERYTFPESTDLPNPEPTRINMVTAIRRTLESELETNPKLLVFGEDVGVKGGVHAVTMGLHEKFGEERVFDTSLSEEGIIGRSVGMAIAGLMPVAEIQFRKYADAATEQLNNCGTIRWRTANRFAAPIVVRLPGGFFKCGDPWHSVCGEVIWAHGHGWQVFYPSNAEDAVGLLRTAMRSNNPTIFFEHRHMLDTPWARRPYPGDHFALPAGKAKIIQDGNQISLITWGAMVERCELAVKLAGYSVEILDLRTIMPWDKNAVLNSIKKTRRCLIVHEDNSTAGFGAEIAAVVASKLFLDLDAPVERLTTPDVPIPYNVGLMNAILPNVDTIAGKIGEMINF from the coding sequence ATGGAGAAGATGACTAACAGTAATATTGATCCGAATTTTGATTGGACAAAAATTGCCAGGTATATTTTAATTTCCAGAGAGCTTGATGAAATTGAGGAGACAACACTCACCCCGAAAGGAATAGTCCTTTATCAATTTTCCGCCAGGGGCCATGACCTCAGCCAGGTTTTGCTTGGATCACTGCTAACCAATAAGGTTGATGCCGCAAGTGCTTATTATCGATCTCGACCATTGCTTTTGACGTTGGGATTGGGAATCGAAGATGCTTTTGCTGGTCCAATGGCGAAATCAGGTGGAATTAGTGACGGAAGGGATATTGGTGTTGTTTTTAACTTTCCCAATAAGGATGGAGCGATAGTTATACCCATGGCAGGTGATGTTGGTTCTCAATTCACACCAGCTGCAGGTTATGCCCAGGCTATACTTTATCGCTACAATGTTCTAAAAGAAAAGGAATACCAGGATGCAATTTCCGTGGTCTTAGCAGGGGAGGGCGCCGTCGCCACCAATGGCTTTTGGTCATCGCTTACCATGGCAACCACACTCAAACTACCCCTTCTGTTCTACATAGAAGATAATGAATACGCCATCTCAGTGAAGGCAGACAAACAAACACCTGGATCTAATATCGCACAAAACTTAGCTTCGTTTAATAACCTGCATATCCTCGATGGTGATGGCTGCAATCCTGGCGAAGCTGCCAGTAAATTGTCCGATGCCGTGAGCTATGTTCGACAGCATAAAGGACCTGCCCTAATTCGTTTGACGGTCCCGAGATTGAGTGGCCATTCCGGCCAGGATACGCAAGCCTATAAAACTGATGAATTCGTAAAGGAAGAACAAGAGCAAGATCCCCTTAAAAAATTAGTTCAATACCTGGTACCTACTTACTTCACAGAAACTGAATTTTCGAAATTCAGATGTGATATTCAGGATGAGGTCAACCATGCATTAACCGCTGCATTAAATCGTCCGGAGCCGGATAAAAAGAAGGTGGCAAAATATGTGTTTGCCGAGAATAATGACGATGAAACACCAGATCTTCAAATGAAGGGCGGTTTAGCTGCAGAAAGATACACATTTCCTGAATCAACTGATCTCCCCAATCCTGAGCCAACACGAATAAATATGGTAACGGCAATTCGTCGAACTCTGGAATCCGAATTGGAGACCAATCCAAAACTGCTTGTTTTTGGTGAGGATGTGGGAGTTAAGGGTGGTGTCCATGCGGTGACCATGGGATTACACGAAAAGTTTGGCGAGGAACGGGTTTTTGATACCAGTTTGTCAGAAGAGGGTATAATCGGCAGATCGGTCGGAATGGCAATTGCCGGTTTAATGCCGGTAGCCGAGATTCAATTTCGAAAGTATGCAGATGCTGCAACAGAGCAGCTAAATAATTGCGGCACGATTCGTTGGCGAACAGCTAATCGATTTGCAGCGCCAATTGTAGTACGTTTGCCAGGAGGATTTTTCAAATGCGGCGATCCCTGGCATAGTGTGTGTGGTGAAGTCATCTGGGCGCACGGACACGGTTGGCAGGTTTTTTATCCTTCGAATGCTGAAGATGCTGTCGGGTTGTTACGAACAGCTATGCGCAGTAATAATCCAACAATCTTTTTTGAACATAGGCATATGTTGGATACCCCCTGGGCCCGCAGACCGTATCCTGGTGATCATTTTGCTTTGCCAGCGGGTAAAGCAAAGATCATTCAGGATGGAAATCAAATCAGCTTGATTACCTGGGGCGCCATGGTGGAAAGGTGCGAACTGGCTGTAAAACTAGCGGGATATTCCGTTGAAATCCTGGACTTGAGAACCATTATGCCCTGGGATAAAAATGCCGTATTAAATTCAATAAAGAAAACCAGACGTTGTTTAATTGTTCATGAAGACAATTCGACCGCAGGTTTCGGTGCGGAAATCGCAGCCGTCGTCGCTTCAAAATTATTTTTAGACCTGGATGCGCCTGTTGAAAGATTAACGACACCCGATGTTCCTATTCCCTACAATGTTGGATTGATGAATGCTATTTTACCGAATGTTGATACCATTGCCGGTAAGATTGGTGAAATGATTAACTTTTAA
- a CDS encoding histidinol-phosphate transaminase, translating to MIRVPQNIAELVTYQPGKRADDITDNRQEKIAKLSSNENTLGSSPNAIASMQKVIGETNWYPDPSCYDLKAKIANKYNITIENVIVGNGSEGILTNVCKAFFEPGDELLTASNTFVTVYIMAEANNIPLVKTPMKPGYQYDLDAILSAISSKTKVIYLANPNNPTGTMFNESAFTHFMSQVSPNILVVMDEAYHEFASDLSTDYPKMTFKDFGNIITLRTFSKAYGLAGMRIGYGLADPFVIDTLSKVKLTFEPSVLAQAAGSGAIEDEEFLSKTIKNNKIGLEYFSNAFAEIGLRYFESFANFIMIEFENEAKVTEVDQSLLQRGIIVRPLKFFGLPNCMRITVGQPWENVMCVKALKDILN from the coding sequence ATGATTAGAGTACCACAAAATATTGCCGAATTAGTGACCTATCAACCAGGAAAAAGGGCAGACGATATTACTGATAATCGACAGGAGAAAATTGCTAAGTTATCTTCCAATGAAAACACCTTAGGATCTTCCCCCAATGCAATAGCATCAATGCAAAAAGTGATCGGTGAAACCAATTGGTACCCCGATCCCTCTTGTTATGATTTAAAGGCTAAAATTGCTAATAAGTATAATATCACCATAGAAAATGTTATAGTTGGGAATGGTTCTGAAGGAATCCTTACGAATGTTTGTAAGGCTTTTTTTGAGCCAGGTGATGAGCTTCTGACAGCCAGCAATACTTTTGTTACTGTTTATATTATGGCCGAAGCTAATAATATTCCGTTGGTTAAAACTCCGATGAAACCAGGATATCAATACGATTTGGATGCCATCCTGTCAGCAATATCCTCAAAAACAAAAGTCATTTATTTAGCCAATCCGAATAATCCTACCGGTACCATGTTCAATGAATCTGCATTTACTCATTTTATGTCGCAAGTTTCCCCGAATATTTTGGTGGTTATGGATGAGGCTTATCATGAATTTGCCAGTGATTTATCGACGGACTACCCGAAAATGACATTTAAGGACTTTGGGAATATTATTACACTCAGGACATTTTCTAAAGCTTACGGCTTAGCCGGAATGCGAATTGGTTATGGACTCGCAGATCCGTTTGTCATTGATACTTTATCAAAAGTAAAATTAACCTTCGAACCATCTGTTCTTGCGCAAGCAGCAGGCTCTGGTGCAATTGAAGATGAAGAGTTTCTTAGCAAAACCATAAAGAATAATAAAATTGGCCTGGAATACTTCTCAAATGCATTTGCTGAAATTGGATTGCGGTATTTTGAATCGTTTGCTAATTTTATAATGATTGAATTTGAAAACGAAGCAAAAGTAACTGAAGTAGATCAATCACTTTTGCAGCGAGGCATCATCGTTCGGCCATTAAAATTCTTTGGTCTGCCAAATTGTATGCGGATAACGGTAGGACAACCGTGGGAAAATGTGATGTGCGTCAAAGCGTTAAAGGATATTCTCAATTGA
- the folE gene encoding GTP cyclohydrolase I FolE: MEKNYYELLQGIGEDPNREGLRDTPRRAAKAFHFLTKGYNENTEQIINGAVFKSDMDEIVLIKNIELYSLCEHHLLPFIGKCHVGYLPNGKILGLSKIARIVDVFARRLQIQERLTKQIADTIMDAVDAAGVAVVIEAQHLCMMMRGVEKQNSSMITSCVLGMFRENLSTREEFFSLLK; the protein is encoded by the coding sequence CCAAATCGTGAAGGTCTCAGGGATACACCCAGAAGAGCTGCAAAAGCATTTCATTTTCTAACCAAAGGCTACAATGAAAATACAGAGCAAATAATCAATGGCGCTGTTTTTAAATCTGATATGGATGAAATAGTATTGATAAAGAATATTGAGCTATATTCGCTTTGTGAACATCATTTATTACCATTTATCGGGAAATGCCATGTAGGCTATTTACCGAATGGCAAAATTCTTGGATTATCCAAAATTGCCCGGATTGTGGATGTGTTTGCCAGGAGATTGCAAATTCAGGAAAGACTAACAAAACAAATCGCTGATACAATAATGGATGCGGTCGATGCTGCAGGAGTTGCAGTCGTTATCGAAGCACAACATCTTTGTATGATGATGCGGGGAGTTGAAAAACAAAACTCGAGTATGATCACTTCGTGTGTCCTGGGTATGTTCAGGGAGAACTTATCAACAAGGGAAGAATTTTTTAGTTTGTTGAAATGA